From a single Lolium rigidum isolate FL_2022 chromosome 7, APGP_CSIRO_Lrig_0.1, whole genome shotgun sequence genomic region:
- the LOC124677765 gene encoding Bowman-Birk type proteinase inhibitor B5-like produces the protein MKNTKLVAILVLQAVLVMGILSHVNADYFPPCCDNCRSFSGVDVCDDPHPQCPTGCSACRVVTTNPQTFRCADMKATVDGTCGGPCKKY, from the exons atgaagaacaccaagctcGTGGCGATCCTCGTTCTCCAGGCCGTCCTGGTCATGGGGATCCTCTCACACGTCAACG CCGACTACTTCCCGCCCTGCTGCGACAACTGCAGGTCCTTCTCCGGCGTCGACGTCTGCGACGACCCCCACCCCCAGTGCCCCACTGGCTGCTCGGCGTGCCGCGTGGTGACGACTAACCCCCAGACGTTCAGGTGCGCTGACATGAAGGCCACCGTCGACGGCACCTGCGGGGGACCCTGCAAGAAGTACTGA